A single Aphelocoma coerulescens isolate FSJ_1873_10779 unplaced genomic scaffold, UR_Acoe_1.0 HiC_scaffold_335, whole genome shotgun sequence DNA region contains:
- the LOC138101550 gene encoding uncharacterized protein, whose product MALLSLLFVLVQSLIQYPQPAGDGLDEATHRRMQEREELLDREMARLLQELEQGPLEQQDEGWGALLFGALQQWPFWALAGLLLLLGLWFSCRRSPEASETNSSGKDQSSCKILGEEKEKEKEEDSLDSKGDGETIDVTVEADDSGSGNEGEGSPVAANEGDDDDANERDEDVKLKKDSDVKSDDGHDAKKDEGWSDGNMPGDNTAEGNEEEPGNVTGGVEDLDEVNEGENKDVKVEPDKDAGKEDGDGNEEKTDDAYMKAGNSDDVNKGVYEVDGKEEKADVKVQGSSDASEQQSSDWIGQEDNSDGGKAIDHSGFAATEEKTTHLGNEETSAANRDEKQGDANANGEKNEDAKEGEQGNVATSEKEGSAGKGKGSRGGIEEEEDTCDTGNKRGILLVDRIQCPVEDVEKGRSVAAELMESFTRVFIDSVSNSFYPVPQEAIGVGSAFEGWSPREQDGVYCVLVPLNPPPGHAFHLELNSGGQMAARTFCVRVELVCTCEREQLGEKLLCFLHHSQEELRRKQKPSLLETLCTGSYLDVEKTSHWFYQLVRCSWLHLPQSYSWHLVFQPCSRSCQFRLSKGKKSLVVKMLFGVRHGDSDIFVVSQPTEAQTGGSSIFVSSQPADSIASTAWPETYAVAEAKFFQHVARQVPCESLHLKCLQLFTCILRGTGFSSSTWKTVVMHVLTTVPLSQWRRREFARRLWDIMAYLRRCLQLKRLEHFVLGNQRLPAEISLPPAMRAVEPLNLFEHLAQDPAAHAEAMRAYGQLRFRLWMLLSGH is encoded by the coding sequence ATGGCTTTATTGTCATTGCTCTTCGTGCTCGtgcaaagcctgatccagtacccccagccagctggggatgggctggatgagGCCACGCACCGGCGAATGCAGGAGCGTGAGGAGCTGCTTGACCGCGAGATGgctcggctgctgcaggagctggagcaagggcccctggagcagcaggacgagggctggggagccctgctctttggtgccctgcagcagtggccattctgggctcttgctggactcctgctcctcttgggcCTGTGGTTTAGCTGCAGGAGGAGTCCTGAAGCCAGCGAAACcaacagcagcggcaaggaccagagctcctgcaagatcttgggagaggagaaggaaaaagaaaaggaagaagacagtTTGGATTCCAAGGGAGATGGAGAAACCATAGATGTGACTGTGGAGGCAGATGACAGCGGCAGCggaaatgaaggagaaggcagtcctgtggctgcaaacgaaGGAGACGATGATGATGCCAATGAACGAGATGAAGATGTGAAGTTGAAGAAAGACAGTGATGTTAAAAGTGATGATGGCCATGATGCAAAGAAAGATGAAGGCTGGAGTGATGGGAATATGCCAGGAGACAATACTGCCgaaggaaatgaagaagaacCTGGCAATGTTACTGGAGGTGTGGAAGACCTAGATGAagtaaatgaaggagaaaacaaggatgtgAAGGTGGAGCCAGACAAGGATGCTGGAAAGGAAGACggagatggaaatgaagaaaaaaccgaTGATGCGTATATGAAGGCAGGCAACAGTGATGATGTAAATAAAGGAGTATACGAGGtagatggaaaggaagaaaaagcagatgtgaAGGTGCAGGGAAGCAGTGATGCCAGTGAACAACAAAGCAGTGATTGGATTGGGCAGGAAGACAACAGTGATGGTGGGAAGGCAATAGACCACAGTGGGTTTGctgcaactgaagaaaaaaccacTCACCTTGGAAATGAAGAGACCAGTGCTGCAAACAGAGATGAGAAGCAGGGTGATGCAAATGCGAATGGAGAGAAGAATGAAGATGCAAAAGAAGGAGAACAAGGTAATGTGGCTACCAGTGAAAAAGAAGGCAGTGCTGGCAAGGGCAAAGGCAGCCGTGGTGGAattgaagaggaagaagacacCTGTGACACTGGGAATAAGCGAGGGATCCTTTTAGTGGATCGCATACAGTGTCCCGTCGAGGACGTGGAGAAAGGTCGCTCAGTGGCAGCTGAGCTGATGGAGAGCTTCACGCGTGTCTTTATTGACAGCGTGAGCAATAGTTTCTACCCGGTGCCTCAAGAAGCCAtcggggtgggcagtgcctttgAGGGTTGGAGTCCCCGTGAGCAGGATGGGGTGTACTGCGTGCTGGTCCCACTGAATCCCCCACCGGGACACGccttccacctggagctgaacagtggagggcagatggcagcaaggaccttctgcgtccgtgtggagctggtgtgcacgtgcgagagggagcagctgggcgagaagctgttgtgcttcctgcaccactcgcaggaggagctgcggcggaagcagaagcccagcctCCTAGAGACACTCTGCACCGGCTCCTACCTGGACGTGGAGAAAACCTCCCACTGGTTCTACCAGCTGGTGAGATGCTCgtggctgcatttgcctcagtCGTACTCATGGCACTTggtgtttcagccctgcagccggTCCTGCCAATTCCGGCTGAGCAAAGGCAAGAAGAGCCTGGTGGTGAAGATGTTGTTTGGGGTGCGCCACGGGGACTCCGACATCTTTGTGGTcagccagcccacagaggcCCAGACAGGCGGCTCCAGCATCTTTGTGAGCAGCCAGCCCGCCGACTCCATCGCAAGCACAGCGTGGCCTGAGACGtacgctgtggcagaggcaaaaTTCTTCCAGCACGTCGccaggcaggtgccgtgtgagagcttgcacctgaaatgcctgcagctcttcacctgCATCCTGAGGGGCACAGGTTTTTCCAGCTCGACCTGGAAGACTGTGGTCATGCACGTGCTGACCACCGTACCGCTGTCCCAGTGGCGCAGGAGGGAATTTGCACGGCGGCTGTGGGACATCATGGCATACCTGCGCCGCTGCCTGCAGTTGAAACGCCTGGAGCACTTTGTCCTAGGCAACCAGAGGCTTCCTGCAGAGATCAGCTTGCCGCCGGCAATGCGAGCGGTCGAGCCGCTCAACCTCTTTGAGCACCTGGCCCAAGATCCGGCCGCCCACGCAGAGGCGATGCGAGCTTACGGTCAGCTGCGATTTCGCCTCTGGATGCTGCTCTCCGGCCACTGA